One part of the Lycium ferocissimum isolate CSIRO_LF1 chromosome 8, AGI_CSIRO_Lferr_CH_V1, whole genome shotgun sequence genome encodes these proteins:
- the LOC132067662 gene encoding zinc finger protein GIS3-like has translation MAELEFHASTNTSGRVKLFGFDMTKDQEEVEYSTKNSSGSSESGDFPATDGRKYECQYCSREFANSQALGGHQNAHKKERQQLKRAQIQASRNAYMRNPIISAFTPPSHLFPPPGHVVVPATSPSWVYLPRPMTPFHVSHSGRGVGNFQYTRSVGDSSLTSVGPQHVKAHSGRVDGNSGPPLSRLSRADFGPNFDDAFGLDLHLSLAPAAP, from the coding sequence ATGGCTGAATTAGAATTTCACGCGAGTACTAACACTAGTGGACGTGTAAAATTATTTGGTTTCGACATGACAAAGGATCAAGAAGAGGTTGAGTACTCGACAAAAAATTCTTCAGGGTCATCAGAATCCGGTGATTTTCCGGCTACCGATGGCCGGAAATACGAGTGTCAATATTGCTCTAGAGAATTTGCAAATTCACAAGCTTTAGGTGGCCATCAAAATGCTCACAAAAAAGAAAGGCAACAATTGAAACGTGCCCAAATACAAGCTAGTAGAAATGCATACATGCGTAACCCTATTATCTCCGCCTTTACGCCGCCATCACACCTCTTTCCTCCGCCAGGACATGTGGTGGTTCCGGCAACATCTCCATCATGGGTTTACTTACCACGACCTATGACACCCTTCCACGTGTCACATAGTGGGAGGGGTGTAGGGAACTTTCAGTACACCCGCAGTGTAGGGGATTCTAGCTTAACAAGTGTTGGGCCTCAACATGTTAAGGCCCATAGTGGTAGAGTTGATGGAAATAGTGGGCCACCATTGAGTAGGTTGTCTAGAGCGGATTTTGGGCCCAATTTCGATGATGCTTTTGGATTGGATTTACATCTAAGCCTTGCCCCAGCTGCGCCGTAG